A genomic window from Spiroplasma helicoides includes:
- a CDS encoding periplasmic substrate-binding domain-containing protein: MSSKNKKILSSLIGFSSIPLLSASVMSCGFNIQKVIDREMPDDTFISSFQYAPNSWTTAYTFQPINHKILSNTNATLLNVDEYGRLYGDIVESNPDLSQSMVGDLEGQSGFKHFAYTIRKNATWCKWDGSGQIPITADDFDTTAEFVMRSSVTQSQLTTIWNSFIRGAEELNTYLKFNPTSKWEDAKEKIKNDWSYIAYDGSQKTVKGVKEGFGLSFDKAKRKVIYDLSKAAPYFESLLCYAVFSPIHLDSRENMANVTDYKESYYSGAFLPNQINFQDVIILKKNPNYWFKDLVSINTIKYLYTTANATPSTERELFEAGNSSGFLINNGDDQGWYRYVGKNIDKPVFDYVYDAPTVDQVATSSLYINTYNTYIDKGTNSQRERAIKASKLLQNKLVRAWISTKLDRSVFIKYYSEKFDGGNNISKMIRNVYTAPGVGIDNNGKDYYRYVEDEVKKMVPSNQASEIQLSDGNDMYRDKTQLFTGSNDQEIMSLIKQFMISEDIIKKDGDKFSLEVLLNPEDLGTVNPRAMMMYGRFNEIEGNPIEINVMENVTTADDYMTKSTEGNFDLFNGIWWPDYADPATFLNTLIINGDDSAKTGTQRIFDYDPINNKYNVKSLVHTKTSISEEYANTYQSFNDNVIDIDHNQDDLEKRYQLFAQQEAKYLYKDFLVMPFYIKAAPKNYSVSYVIPYTTNYALSYGNAARKDVTKILSKKIVSFEEANRQKERVENYKTEISNDKKTQKKLDKNDRNHILFEN, encoded by the coding sequence ATGTCTAGTAAAAACAAGAAAATACTATCATCTTTGATAGGTTTTTCAAGTATTCCATTATTATCTGCAAGTGTGATGAGTTGTGGATTTAATATTCAAAAAGTTATAGATAGAGAGATGCCAGACGATACTTTTATATCTTCTTTTCAATATGCACCTAACTCTTGAACAACAGCCTATACATTTCAACCGATAAATCATAAAATTCTTTCTAACACAAATGCGACTTTATTAAATGTTGATGAATATGGTCGTTTATATGGAGATATTGTTGAATCTAATCCTGATTTAAGTCAATCTATGGTTGGTGATCTTGAAGGGCAAAGTGGGTTTAAACATTTTGCTTATACAATCAGAAAAAATGCAACATGATGTAAGTGGGATGGAAGTGGACAAATTCCAATTACAGCAGATGATTTTGATACTACAGCTGAATTTGTCATGCGGTCAAGTGTTACACAATCACAACTAACAACTATATGAAATAGTTTTATTAGAGGTGCTGAAGAACTTAATACATACTTAAAATTTAACCCAACTTCTAAATGAGAAGATGCTAAGGAAAAGATAAAAAATGATTGAAGTTATATAGCATATGATGGTAGCCAAAAAACTGTTAAAGGAGTAAAAGAAGGTTTTGGACTAAGTTTTGATAAAGCAAAACGGAAGGTAATTTATGATTTATCAAAAGCGGCCCCTTATTTTGAATCGCTTTTATGCTATGCAGTTTTTTCTCCAATACACTTAGATAGTAGAGAAAACATGGCTAACGTAACTGATTATAAAGAATCATATTATTCTGGGGCTTTTTTACCAAATCAAATTAATTTTCAAGATGTTATTATATTGAAAAAAAATCCAAACTATTGATTCAAAGATTTAGTTTCAATAAATACTATAAAATACTTATACACAACAGCAAACGCAACTCCCTCAACAGAAAGAGAATTGTTTGAGGCTGGAAACTCATCAGGTTTTTTAATTAACAACGGAGATGACCAAGGGTGATATCGATATGTTGGAAAAAACATTGATAAGCCGGTTTTTGATTATGTATATGATGCACCAACAGTTGATCAAGTTGCAACTTCATCATTGTATATCAATACTTATAATACTTACATTGATAAAGGAACTAATAGTCAAAGAGAAAGAGCTATTAAAGCAAGTAAGTTACTACAAAACAAACTTGTGAGAGCATGAATTTCAACTAAACTGGACAGAAGTGTTTTTATAAAATACTATTCAGAAAAGTTTGATGGTGGAAATAACATTTCTAAAATGATTAGAAACGTTTATACAGCACCAGGTGTTGGAATTGACAATAATGGTAAAGATTATTATCGGTATGTTGAAGATGAAGTTAAAAAAATGGTGCCAAGCAACCAAGCAAGCGAAATACAATTATCTGATGGAAATGATATGTACCGAGATAAAACACAATTATTTACAGGTTCAAATGACCAAGAAATAATGAGTCTAATAAAGCAATTTATGATAAGTGAAGATATTATAAAAAAAGATGGAGATAAATTTTCTTTAGAAGTTTTATTAAATCCTGAAGATTTGGGAACTGTCAATCCCAGAGCTATGATGATGTATGGACGATTTAATGAAATTGAAGGTAATCCTATTGAAATAAATGTTATGGAAAATGTTACAACTGCAGATGATTATATGACAAAATCTACAGAAGGTAATTTTGATTTATTTAATGGAATATGATGACCAGATTATGCTGACCCAGCAACTTTTTTAAATACTCTAATAATCAATGGTGATGATAGTGCGAAAACTGGGACGCAAAGAATTTTTGATTATGATCCAATTAATAATAAATATAATGTGAAATCATTAGTTCATACCAAAACAAGTATTTCTGAAGAATATGCTAATACTTATCAATCTTTTAATGATAATGTTATTGATATTGATCATAACCAAGATGATTTAGAAAAACGATATCAATTATTTGCACAACAAGAGGCTAAATACCTTTATAAGGATTTTTTAGTTATGCCTTTTTACATTAAAGCAGCACCAAAAAACTATTCAGTTAGTTATGTGATTCCATATACTACAAATTATGCTTTGAGTTATGGTAATGCAGCAAGAAAAGATGTTACTAAAATTTTGAG